TCTGTGCTGATAAGTGCAAGCTAAGATTGTGCTATACTCGTATCTGTAGGGTGACACGAATCCGCGTGAGGATGGCTTGTTGAAATCCAAGGACAGGGACAAAGATAGAGAAAAGGACAAGGACAGGGATCGTCGCAGGGACCGTGACAGGGATCGAGGGAGGGACAGGGATCGGGACAGGGATCGGGACAGAGACAGGGACCGGGACCGCCAGAGTAGGCATCACCGTGAAAGAAGGGACCGTCCTGATGATCACAGAGGCCGTGATTCTGAAAGGTATGTCTGTTAGCAATAACACTATGAAAACCTGTGTTGTGTGGTGTTTGCAACAGTGCCACTTCCGTTCTGGTGGATGCATCAGAAGTTATTCAATTGTATTCTTGACATGTCAGATTGTTAGTGTGAGGTTAACATGTATTTTTCTTGAACTCGTGTGTATGTAATAACAAGCAGGAGAAGAGATCGTGATAGAGATGGGCACCGCAGGAACCGTTCTCGCTCACGGTCTCGTTCAAGGGGCACAGATCGGTCGCGTTCAAGGAGGTATGACAGTGAAGATCCTAAATGATCCATTTAAGAGATTGAATCTATCTCTTTTTATATGTGAATCACTTCTCGCATGCAGTATTCACTAGTAATTGATACCAATTGTGCTGTTGCAGCAAACGAGTTAGTGGATTTGATGCGCCACCCCCACAAGCAATGAGTTCAACATTTCCAGTTATTCCAACCCCAAGTATGCTCTCATCACCTCAGTTaaaaatttatattttcatCTTTGCAGTTGTCTAAATTAGTTGTAGTTGTGACTTGCTTCCCAACCCAACCATTCATTTTCATCATGATTTACTATACACTGCCATTACTATAGTTTCTGGCATATCACCATCCGATATTAATTTTGGATTTAGCATCAGTGAATACTGAATAATGTTGTCgccacgagttgaaaaatggttgcaaGTCGCTGAAAATTTTGCCACAATTGATTTGCATTGTTATAAAACtgtttttcgttgcaatagcAAGGCTTATTGCCACTAAATTCAAAATAGTTGCAAGTCATAAACAGTATTGCCAGCAAGCACAT
This genomic window from Setaria viridis chromosome 8, Setaria_viridis_v4.0, whole genome shotgun sequence contains:
- the LOC140223659 gene encoding uncharacterized protein; its protein translation is MADDPTAAGGNPVEDIARAEGDTNPREDGLLKSKDRDKDREKDKDRDRRRDRDRDRGRDRDRDRDRDRDRDRDRQSRHHRERRDRPDDHRGRDSERRRDRDRDGHRRNRSRSRSRSRGTDRSRSRSKRVSGFDAPPPQAMSSTFPVIPTPNDEYSRRIFEEGKSSSNM